The Paenibacillus sp. FSL R7-0204 genome includes a region encoding these proteins:
- a CDS encoding response regulator transcription factor codes for MYTILIADDESEIVELLQLYLEKEYTILTAENGIEALQRMQNNKIDLAILDIMMPGMDGLQLLKRIREHEHFPVLFLSAKSQYHDKILGLELGADDYIAKPFNPLEIVARAGAMLRRVHQFDAKAAEEEKPNEQIVLGRLTLDRSTCQVEVAGEAVALTSTEYKILELLMQQPGRVFTRKKIYETVWEDFYVYEDNSIMVHISNIRDKIERDSKRPEYLKTIRGLGYKIEAPVEK; via the coding sequence ATGTATACCATTCTCATAGCCGATGACGAATCGGAGATTGTTGAGCTTCTGCAGCTGTATCTGGAGAAGGAATATACTATTTTGACCGCTGAGAACGGAATTGAAGCGCTCCAGCGGATGCAGAATAACAAGATTGACCTGGCGATACTGGACATTATGATGCCGGGGATGGACGGGCTGCAGCTGCTGAAGCGGATTCGGGAGCATGAGCATTTCCCTGTACTGTTCCTGTCCGCCAAGAGCCAGTATCATGATAAAATCCTGGGGCTGGAGCTTGGAGCGGACGACTATATCGCTAAGCCATTTAATCCGCTGGAGATTGTCGCACGTGCCGGGGCCATGCTGCGGCGGGTGCATCAGTTCGATGCCAAGGCAGCGGAAGAGGAGAAGCCTAATGAGCAGATCGTGCTCGGCAGGCTGACACTGGACCGGAGTACCTGTCAGGTTGAGGTGGCCGGGGAGGCCGTTGCTCTGACCTCTACTGAATACAAAATCCTGGAACTGCTGATGCAGCAGCCGGGCCGTGTGTTTACACGCAAAAAAATATATGAGACCGTCTGGGAAGACTTCTACGTCTACGAGGACAATAGCATTATGGTGCATATCAGCAACATCCGCGACAAGATCGAACGAGATTCCAAGAGACCGGAATACCTGAAGACGATCAGGGGATTGGGGTACAAAATTGAAGCACCCGTGGAAAAGTAG
- a CDS encoding aldo/keto reductase, protein MEYIKMGNTGLDVSRLCLGCMSFGDAKRWVHPWVLDEEQSRKMIRTALDLGINFFDTANVYSDGTSEEMLGRALKDMAARDEVVIATKVFFPMRTGPNGGGLSRKAIMSEIDHSLKRLGTDYVDLYQIHRWDYTTPIEETMEALHDVVKAGKARYIGASAMYAWQFQKALHVADKYGWTRFVSMQNHLNLIYREEEREMLPLCKEEGIAVIPYSPLASGRLTRDWAESTLRSETDQVQRSKYDASADKDRLIVEQVAAIAAERGVPRIHVALAWLLQKQPVTAPIIGATKLPHITDAVGALSLQLTTEEIARLEEHYVPHAIVGAL, encoded by the coding sequence ATGGAATATATAAAAATGGGCAACACCGGCCTTGATGTCTCCAGACTGTGCCTGGGCTGTATGAGCTTTGGCGATGCCAAGCGCTGGGTGCACCCTTGGGTGCTGGATGAAGAGCAGAGCCGGAAGATGATCCGTACCGCACTGGACCTGGGCATTAATTTCTTCGATACGGCCAATGTTTATTCTGACGGCACGAGTGAAGAAATGCTCGGGCGGGCTTTGAAGGACATGGCTGCGAGGGATGAGGTGGTGATTGCCACCAAAGTATTCTTCCCTATGCGAACCGGACCGAACGGAGGGGGATTGTCCCGCAAGGCGATTATGAGCGAGATCGACCACAGCCTGAAGCGGCTGGGCACTGATTATGTCGATCTGTACCAGATTCACCGCTGGGATTATACTACGCCGATTGAAGAAACGATGGAGGCCTTGCATGATGTGGTGAAGGCGGGAAAAGCCCGCTACATTGGCGCTTCCGCCATGTATGCCTGGCAGTTCCAGAAGGCGCTGCATGTTGCTGACAAGTACGGCTGGACCCGGTTCGTCTCCATGCAGAATCATCTGAATCTCATCTATCGTGAAGAGGAACGTGAGATGCTGCCACTTTGTAAGGAAGAGGGCATTGCGGTCATCCCCTACAGCCCGCTGGCTTCCGGCCGGCTAACCCGGGACTGGGCGGAATCTACGCTGCGCTCGGAAACGGATCAGGTACAGAGATCCAAATACGATGCTTCAGCCGATAAGGACCGCCTGATTGTCGAGCAGGTAGCTGCCATTGCGGCGGAGCGGGGAGTTCCGCGTATCCATGTTGCACTAGCCTGGCTGCTGCAGAAACAGCCGGTCACTGCGCCGATTATCGGGGCAACGAAGCTGCCGCATATTACCGATGCGGTGGGAGCGTTATCCCTTCAGCTGACAACTGAAGAGATTGCCCGGCTGGAAGAGCATTACGTCCCGCATGCCATCGTTGGAGCGCTTTGA
- a CDS encoding YojF family protein yields the protein MQLIQPQAIQTRIDQFALEDLYIHLELTNGAYASHFDSSRAPGSVFISNAEIRYTNGSISGTGPYRVGLKTEKGWIYAEGLTHVDEQDNERLILAGHDSQGKLIVALQLSRSPF from the coding sequence ATGCAGCTCATTCAACCCCAGGCCATTCAGACTCGAATCGACCAATTCGCCTTGGAGGATCTATATATCCATCTTGAACTTACAAACGGAGCCTATGCCAGCCATTTCGACAGCTCCCGTGCTCCGGGCTCGGTGTTCATCAGCAATGCCGAGATCCGTTACACGAACGGCTCCATCTCAGGGACAGGACCCTACCGGGTGGGCTTGAAGACAGAGAAGGGCTGGATCTATGCAGAAGGCCTGACCCATGTGGATGAGCAGGATAACGAGCGGCTGATTCTGGCCGGTCACGACAGTCAGGGCAAGCTGATTGTGGCGTTGCAGCTCAGCCGGAGCCCTTTTTAA
- a CDS encoding AraC family transcriptional regulator translates to MTEAIVTQKLELCRLIELHTGRDGAHETAVPALQFIRYSQASEPAYRVYNPCFCFITQGVKEIMLAQEHFVYTSSDFLVASMNLPVVGQVIKASPEVPYLSFKMEFTQSQILEVLHESQLQILPRENARRALFVGHIDTDLLDALLRLARLLNTPKDIPFLAPLYTKEILYKLLQGPYGVTLAQIAMEGSSTYRIREAIEQIVSHSELALRIDELADIANMSVSAFHRNFKEVTAMSPIQFQKQLRLQEARRLLLAESADAADVAFRVGYESASQFSREYSRMFGAPPRADIKRLKEQFELPVQI, encoded by the coding sequence GTGACTGAAGCTATCGTAACGCAAAAGCTGGAGCTGTGCCGGCTGATTGAGCTGCATACCGGCCGGGACGGCGCTCATGAAACGGCCGTGCCGGCACTGCAATTCATCCGTTACTCCCAGGCGAGTGAGCCTGCTTACCGGGTGTATAACCCGTGTTTCTGCTTCATTACCCAAGGCGTGAAGGAGATTATGCTGGCCCAGGAGCATTTTGTGTATACCTCTTCTGATTTCCTGGTGGCTTCAATGAACCTGCCGGTAGTAGGACAAGTGATTAAGGCGTCCCCGGAGGTTCCCTATTTAAGCTTCAAAATGGAATTTACGCAAAGCCAGATTCTGGAGGTCCTCCATGAATCGCAGCTGCAGATTCTCCCCCGGGAGAATGCCAGGCGTGCCTTATTCGTCGGACACATCGACACGGATCTGCTGGATGCGCTTCTCCGTCTGGCGCGGTTGCTCAATACTCCCAAAGACATCCCGTTCCTTGCCCCTCTATATACTAAGGAAATTCTGTATAAACTGCTGCAGGGACCATATGGAGTAACGCTGGCCCAGATTGCCATGGAAGGCAGCAGCACTTACCGGATCAGGGAAGCAATTGAGCAGATTGTCAGCCATAGCGAACTGGCTCTGCGGATCGACGAGCTGGCCGATATCGCCAATATGAGCGTCTCCGCATTCCACCGCAATTTCAAGGAAGTTACGGCTATGAGCCCGATCCAGTTCCAGAAGCAGCTGCGCCTGCAGGAGGCTCGCCGCCTGTTATTAGCCGAGTCTGCAGATGCAGCCGATGTTGCCTTCCGGGTCGGCTATGAGAGCGCCTCACAGTTCAGCCGGGAATATTCCCGTATGTTTGGCGCTCCCCCGCGGGCCGACATCAAGCGGTTGAAGGAACAATTTGAGCTTCCGGTACAGATTTGA
- a CDS encoding LysR family transcriptional regulator, translating into MELTQLEYFLTVARLEHMTSASKALRITQPALSHAISKLESELGVPLFERKGRNVQLNRYGVMFSSRVEEALRNIGNGVREIEESSNAESGTVHLSYLNILGVDLIPSLIRDYQTDHPNVRFDLYQGNHGDIDEALDNGTSDMLITSRETTAENKEWMVFRRLPIYIVVSSSHRFASRSSLSLFELSGEPFVGLKTNCGLRDTITSLFQNTNFELAPTYYAEDLITVAGFIKAGLGVSVLPQTLGLMLDGLVWIPIQEPGWEWEVGLQWRRDHYLSPASRRFMEYIQQSREV; encoded by the coding sequence ATGGAGCTTACACAATTGGAGTATTTTCTGACCGTAGCCCGGCTTGAGCATATGACCTCTGCATCCAAAGCGCTGCGAATTACGCAGCCTGCCCTGAGTCATGCAATTTCCAAACTGGAAAGTGAGCTGGGGGTTCCTTTATTCGAGCGTAAGGGCCGCAATGTCCAGTTGAACCGCTACGGGGTGATGTTCAGTTCACGGGTCGAAGAAGCACTGCGCAATATCGGAAATGGGGTGCGGGAGATTGAGGAGTCGTCCAATGCGGAGAGTGGAACCGTTCATCTGTCTTATCTGAATATTCTTGGCGTAGACCTGATCCCATCGCTTATCAGAGACTATCAGACAGACCATCCGAACGTGCGGTTCGATCTGTATCAGGGGAATCACGGGGATATCGACGAAGCGCTGGATAACGGGACCTCGGATATGCTAATTACGTCCAGAGAGACTACGGCGGAGAATAAGGAATGGATGGTGTTTCGCAGATTACCGATTTATATTGTGGTCTCCAGTTCCCACCGGTTCGCATCGCGTTCCTCATTGAGTCTGTTCGAGCTGTCGGGTGAGCCGTTTGTAGGACTGAAGACGAATTGCGGACTCAGGGACACAATTACCTCCCTCTTCCAAAATACTAATTTCGAACTGGCTCCCACCTATTATGCAGAGGATCTGATTACTGTGGCCGGCTTCATCAAAGCCGGGCTCGGCGTCTCCGTGCTTCCGCAGACGCTGGGACTGATGCTTGACGGTCTGGTCTGGATTCCCATCCAGGAACCGGGCTGGGAATGGGAGGTGGGCCTGCAATGGCGGCGGGATCATTATTTGTCCCCCGCCTCCAGAAGGTTCATGGAGTATATTCAGCAGAGTAGAGAAGTGTAA
- a CDS encoding SDR family oxidoreductase, whose product MAITYANPMTEYEGKKILVTGGTKGMGQAIVNRFKAAGATVMTTARTVPEDLADSGWFVQADLSKQEGVEKVITAVNERFGSIDIVVNNIGGSATPAGGFLAAGDEHWMDALNLNLLAAVRLDRGLIPLMLEQGKGVIIHISSIQRVLPLIESTIPYAAAKAALSNYSKSLSKEFSPKGIRVNRVAPGFIQTTAAEAFLQNISEVTGSVESALQSVMDALGGIPIGRPGFPEEVGELVAFLASDRAASITGAEYVIDGGTVPTV is encoded by the coding sequence ATGGCTATAACTTATGCAAACCCAATGACAGAATACGAAGGTAAAAAAATTCTGGTCACAGGCGGTACCAAGGGAATGGGGCAAGCGATCGTAAACAGATTCAAGGCGGCTGGCGCTACCGTGATGACAACCGCCCGCACCGTCCCGGAAGATTTGGCAGATTCGGGATGGTTCGTCCAGGCCGATCTGTCCAAGCAAGAAGGCGTGGAGAAAGTAATTACGGCAGTCAACGAACGTTTCGGCAGCATCGATATTGTAGTGAATAACATCGGAGGCAGCGCTACCCCTGCCGGAGGATTCTTGGCCGCAGGCGATGAACACTGGATGGATGCGCTAAATCTGAACCTGCTGGCAGCTGTGCGGCTGGACCGGGGACTGATCCCGCTCATGCTGGAACAGGGCAAGGGAGTCATCATCCATATCTCCTCCATTCAAAGAGTGCTGCCGCTGATCGAATCGACCATCCCCTATGCAGCCGCCAAAGCTGCGTTAAGCAATTACAGCAAGAGCTTATCTAAGGAATTCTCTCCGAAGGGCATCCGGGTGAACCGGGTCGCGCCGGGCTTCATTCAGACTACAGCAGCCGAGGCCTTTTTGCAGAATATCTCGGAGGTGACCGGCAGCGTGGAAAGTGCGCTGCAGTCAGTAATGGACGCGCTGGGCGGTATACCCATCGGACGTCCCGGCTTCCCTGAGGAGGTGGGCGAGCTGGTAGCCTTCCTCGCTTCCGACCGCGCAGCATCCATTACGGGTGCCGAGTACGTCATTGACGGGGGAACCGTACCTACGGTGTGA
- a CDS encoding sensor histidine kinase, translating to MKHPWKSRDNRPLQTSLTIDFLLFNCMLLMLVLVVYLFVQKDIAEVIRERMTPDPNLSVEAGTYSDELGRGPESDRLLKSGGWLELLDSGKRVIQVIGEKQDEVQVYDEDSLYLGLENRSDQPFYYSITSVTEQDSGAAWMLLKLPRDVINISINNEFLVSYLNHSVFFYVFLVSGLILLLIFVYSYWVSRRIKKPLRVLNLGLNRMMEGHYNTRIALYAETEFLRIGHSFNYMADVIEKTTEEKRLAEKSKQRLMVDLSHDLKTPITSIQGYAQALIEGRVTDPERQTKYLNYIYTKSVQVTKLITHMLDLLKLDSPDFILRIERLELGDHLREIIADTYGEIEQKDFELHLQVPEEEVYARYDPELFASVINNLISNALAYNPEGTRIRVSVIPEDTQIRIEIADNGVGIPEELWTTIFDPFVRGDESRTTASGGTGLGLSIAKKNVEKMSGTLLLESREGEPTVFVIRIPK from the coding sequence TTGAAGCACCCGTGGAAAAGTAGAGATAACCGCCCGCTGCAGACCTCGCTGACCATCGACTTCCTGCTGTTCAACTGCATGCTGCTGATGCTGGTGTTAGTGGTCTACCTATTCGTACAAAAGGATATTGCTGAGGTTATCCGGGAGCGGATGACGCCTGATCCCAATCTGTCTGTGGAGGCTGGGACATACAGTGATGAGCTGGGCCGGGGGCCGGAGAGTGACCGTCTGCTGAAGAGCGGAGGCTGGCTGGAGCTGCTCGATTCCGGCAAGCGGGTCATCCAGGTGATTGGCGAGAAGCAGGATGAGGTTCAGGTTTATGACGAGGACAGCCTGTATTTGGGACTGGAGAACCGCAGCGACCAGCCTTTTTATTATTCTATTACGAGTGTTACGGAGCAGGATAGCGGGGCAGCCTGGATGTTGCTTAAGCTTCCCCGCGATGTAATCAATATCTCTATTAACAACGAGTTTCTGGTCTCCTATCTGAATCATTCGGTGTTCTTTTATGTATTCCTGGTCAGCGGGTTGATTCTGCTGCTGATTTTTGTGTACAGCTATTGGGTCTCCAGACGGATCAAGAAGCCGCTGCGGGTGCTGAATCTAGGCTTGAACCGTATGATGGAAGGGCATTACAATACCCGAATCGCTCTCTATGCAGAGACGGAGTTCCTGCGGATCGGCCACAGCTTCAACTATATGGCTGATGTGATTGAGAAGACCACCGAGGAGAAGCGTCTGGCCGAGAAAAGCAAGCAGCGGCTGATGGTCGATCTGTCGCATGACCTGAAGACCCCGATTACCAGCATCCAGGGGTACGCGCAGGCCCTTATTGAAGGACGCGTTACCGACCCGGAGCGGCAGACGAAATATTTGAATTACATCTACACCAAGTCCGTGCAGGTCACGAAGCTCATTACGCATATGCTGGATCTGCTTAAGCTGGACTCACCGGATTTCATCCTGCGTATAGAACGCCTTGAGCTGGGCGATCATCTGCGGGAGATTATTGCCGACACCTACGGCGAGATTGAGCAAAAGGACTTCGAGCTTCACCTGCAGGTGCCCGAAGAAGAGGTCTATGCCCGTTATGATCCCGAGCTGTTCGCCAGTGTCATTAATAATCTAATATCTAATGCTCTGGCCTATAATCCCGAAGGGACACGCATCCGGGTATCCGTGATTCCCGAGGATACACAGATCAGGATCGAGATTGCGGACAATGGAGTCGGCATTCCGGAGGAGCTGTGGACTACGATCTTTGATCCGTTTGTGCGGGGGGATGAATCCCGGACAACGGCAAGCGGGGGGACCGGTCTGGGCTTGTCCATCGCCAAGAAGAATGTGGAGAAGATGAGCGGCACTTTGCTGCTGGAGAGCAGGGAAGGGGAGCCGACGGTATTTGTGATCCGTATCCCGAAATAG
- a CDS encoding Lsa family ABC-F type ribosomal protection protein, protein MSLINVSKLTFAYEGTYEHIFENVSFQLDTDWKLGFTGRNGRGKTTFLNLLLGKYEYSGTISAQVGFEYFPFAVADPAALTVDVMQEIDPEMEHWKLMRELSLLRVSEDTLYRPFESLSNGEQTKVLLAALFVRENQFLLIDEPTNHLDAKGRKLVSDYLRTKSGYILVSHDRAFLDNCVDHILSINKTNIEIQKGNFSSWWENKSRQDQFELAEDEKLRKDIKRLSDSAKRTGGWAHEVEKSKNGTRSSGNKLDKGYVGHKAAKMMKRSKSIQQRQESAIAEKSKLLRNLESADSLKIAQLPYHKQQLVELEELSIRYEDKIVCSGVSFSLEQGDRISLSGSNGSGKSSILKLICGEDISYTGHFARDSQLSISYVSQDTSQLKGSLSEYAREQGIDESLFKSILRKLDFSRLQFEKDMSTYSGGQKKKVLIAASLSEQVHLHIWDEPLNFIDVISRMQIEELLLEYTPTILFVEHDREFCANIATKQVVLD, encoded by the coding sequence ATGTCTTTGATTAATGTGAGCAAGCTGACTTTTGCCTATGAGGGCACTTACGAACATATTTTTGAGAATGTGAGCTTCCAGCTGGATACGGATTGGAAATTGGGCTTCACCGGACGCAACGGCCGCGGCAAAACAACCTTCCTGAACCTGCTGCTCGGCAAATATGAGTACAGCGGGACGATCTCCGCGCAGGTGGGCTTCGAGTATTTCCCGTTTGCCGTTGCTGACCCTGCGGCTCTGACCGTGGATGTCATGCAGGAGATCGACCCGGAGATGGAGCACTGGAAGCTCATGCGCGAGCTGTCGCTGCTGCGGGTGTCCGAGGATACGCTGTACCGGCCGTTTGAATCACTGTCGAACGGGGAGCAGACAAAGGTGCTGCTGGCCGCTCTGTTCGTGCGCGAGAACCAGTTCCTGCTCATAGACGAGCCAACGAACCATCTGGATGCGAAGGGCCGTAAGCTGGTCAGCGACTATCTCCGCACCAAGAGCGGGTACATTCTGGTGTCGCATGACCGTGCTTTTCTCGATAACTGTGTGGACCATATTCTGTCGATCAACAAGACCAATATTGAGATCCAGAAGGGCAACTTCAGCAGCTGGTGGGAGAACAAGTCCAGGCAGGATCAGTTCGAGCTGGCGGAGGATGAGAAGCTGCGGAAGGACATCAAGCGCTTATCGGACTCTGCCAAAAGAACGGGCGGCTGGGCGCATGAAGTCGAGAAATCCAAGAATGGCACCCGGAGCTCCGGCAACAAATTGGATAAAGGCTATGTCGGCCACAAGGCCGCCAAGATGATGAAGCGTTCCAAGTCGATTCAGCAGCGGCAGGAATCCGCCATCGCCGAGAAGTCGAAGCTGCTGCGGAATCTGGAGAGCGCGGACAGCTTGAAGATTGCACAGCTTCCCTATCATAAGCAGCAATTGGTGGAGCTGGAGGAGCTCTCGATCCGCTATGAGGACAAAATAGTATGCTCCGGCGTAAGCTTCTCTCTCGAACAGGGGGACCGCATCTCCCTCTCCGGCAGCAACGGTTCAGGCAAATCAAGCATTCTGAAGCTGATCTGCGGGGAGGATATAAGCTATACCGGCCACTTCGCACGGGACAGCCAGTTGTCCATCTCTTATGTATCCCAGGATACTTCGCAGCTCAAGGGCAGCCTGAGTGAATATGCGAGAGAGCAGGGAATCGACGAGAGCCTGTTCAAGTCGATTCTGCGGAAGCTCGATTTCTCGCGGCTGCAATTCGAGAAGGATATGTCCACGTACAGCGGCGGGCAAAAGAAAAAGGTGCTGATTGCCGCCAGCCTCAGCGAGCAGGTGCATCTGCACATCTGGGATGAGCCGCTGAACTTCATCGATGTCATCTCCCGGATGCAGATCGAGGAGCTGCTGCTGGAATATACACCGACGATCCTGTTCGTGGAGCATGACCGCGAATTCTGCGCGAATATCGCGACGAAGCAGGTTGTACTCGACTAA
- a CDS encoding glycoside hydrolase family 2 TIM barrel-domain containing protein — MLSKVSLEGEWKLQLEEKGKGLVLPFTDAMMLPGTTSHARKGPKNNEILVGALTDEYLFEGPVWYSREVVIPEELAGKHCCLYLERTRRTTLWVDGVEIGSRDSLNTAHIYDLPQQQPGSHTLTIRVDNTGYPTKGGHMTSPDTQTNWNGITGRIELQFYGEARISGIRLKSDLPARSVQISATLESMQGATLAVSANSFNSEITHSAEEQEYIIAPGRFTIDYALGPDALLWSEFAPNLYTVSLVLKGSDGIPVDRQEVIFGLKSFRAEGDKFTINGEKTFLRGKHDGLIFPLTGYAPTDAEEWVRILGIAKSYGINHYRFHTCCPPELAFTAADLLGIYMQPELPFWGTITVETDEGHNQAEQDYLISEGYAILREFGNHPSFVMMSLGNELWGSKERIDSFLADYKAFDDRPLYTQGSNNHQWVPEVLEHDDFFSGVRFTRDRLFRGSYAMCDAPLGHVQTSLPGTMKDYDDQIVPPGFGSGEAVSAEAGGEILIQYGTEAKAVQSGSESGEWIPQVPVISHEIGQYATFPDFQEIGKYTGPLKAGNFAIFRERLESKGLGHLANAYFKSSGQLAVACYKEELEAAFRSRRLAGFQLLDLQDFSGQGTALVGVLDAFMDSKGLISPEEWRTFCNDAVLLARFPKYNYAAGETFEAHVELSCFRRGMPDAIELHWELAVEGGVRTTGSAGAFIPAGTHYIDICDLAIELPAVDRMSRAELALRVQGTDIRKSYDLWIYPEQSDNPLEVEGIHVFTELSEEAVSLLEHGGNVLLMPEPESVQNGIEGYYCTDFWCYPMFRTISESMSRPVPIGTMGLLIDNMHPVLRDFPSEPHSTYPWWTIAQHSKSLIMDDADRSWNPIVQTIDNFERNHKLSFLTECRAGNGNLLLCALDAAKVSGTLEGRQFLTSIGGYMNSAHFKPQYQATIEEIQALIR; from the coding sequence GTGCTGTCAAAGGTCAGCCTTGAAGGCGAATGGAAGCTGCAGCTGGAAGAGAAGGGGAAGGGACTGGTATTACCTTTTACCGATGCAATGATGTTGCCGGGAACTACGTCCCATGCCCGTAAAGGGCCGAAGAATAACGAGATTCTCGTAGGCGCACTAACGGATGAATATCTGTTCGAAGGACCGGTCTGGTACTCCAGAGAGGTTGTGATTCCAGAAGAGCTGGCAGGTAAGCACTGCTGCTTATATCTGGAACGGACAAGGCGCACCACCCTCTGGGTGGACGGTGTGGAGATCGGTAGCCGTGACAGCTTGAACACTGCGCATATATATGACCTGCCGCAGCAGCAGCCCGGGAGTCATACGCTTACTATCCGGGTGGACAACACCGGCTATCCGACCAAAGGCGGGCATATGACCTCGCCGGATACCCAGACCAACTGGAACGGGATTACGGGCCGGATTGAGCTACAGTTCTATGGGGAAGCCCGGATTAGCGGCATCCGGCTGAAGTCTGATCTGCCTGCACGTTCGGTGCAGATCTCGGCAACACTGGAGAGCATGCAAGGTGCTACACTCGCGGTATCTGCCAATAGCTTTAACAGTGAGATAACACATTCCGCAGAGGAACAGGAATATATCATCGCACCGGGTCGGTTCACTATAGACTATGCACTGGGTCCCGATGCGCTGCTGTGGAGTGAATTCGCTCCCAATCTGTATACTGTCAGCCTTGTTCTCAAGGGCAGCGATGGAATTCCCGTGGACCGGCAGGAGGTGATCTTTGGGCTTAAGTCATTCCGGGCTGAGGGGGACAAGTTCACCATTAACGGGGAAAAGACTTTTCTGCGCGGCAAGCATGACGGCCTGATCTTTCCGCTTACCGGCTATGCTCCTACAGACGCCGAAGAGTGGGTGCGGATTCTGGGCATTGCGAAGTCTTACGGCATTAACCACTACCGCTTCCATACCTGCTGTCCCCCGGAATTAGCGTTCACCGCTGCGGATCTGCTCGGAATATATATGCAGCCGGAGCTGCCGTTCTGGGGCACGATTACAGTAGAGACGGACGAAGGGCATAACCAGGCGGAGCAGGATTATCTGATCAGCGAAGGATATGCCATCCTGCGGGAGTTCGGCAATCATCCATCCTTCGTGATGATGTCGCTGGGCAACGAGCTGTGGGGCAGCAAGGAGCGGATTGATTCGTTCCTTGCAGATTATAAAGCATTCGATGACCGTCCGCTCTACACCCAAGGCTCCAATAACCATCAATGGGTGCCTGAAGTGCTGGAGCATGATGATTTCTTCAGCGGCGTGCGCTTCACCCGGGACAGATTGTTCAGAGGCTCCTATGCCATGTGCGATGCTCCGCTCGGCCATGTCCAGACTTCGCTGCCAGGTACAATGAAGGATTACGACGACCAGATTGTTCCACCAGGCTTCGGGAGCGGTGAAGCAGTGTCCGCTGAGGCAGGCGGCGAGATCCTGATCCAGTACGGTACCGAAGCCAAGGCCGTACAATCCGGCAGTGAATCCGGTGAATGGATACCGCAGGTTCCGGTAATTTCGCATGAGATTGGCCAGTATGCTACGTTTCCGGATTTCCAGGAAATCGGGAAGTACACAGGCCCGCTGAAGGCCGGGAACTTCGCCATTTTCCGGGAACGGCTGGAGAGTAAGGGGCTTGGCCATCTGGCCAATGCATACTTCAAAAGCTCAGGCCAGCTCGCTGTCGCTTGCTACAAGGAAGAGCTTGAGGCTGCCTTCCGTTCCCGCCGGCTTGCAGGGTTCCAGCTTCTGGATCTCCAGGACTTCAGCGGCCAAGGTACAGCATTGGTAGGTGTTCTGGATGCCTTCATGGATTCCAAGGGGCTGATAAGCCCGGAAGAGTGGCGGACCTTCTGTAATGATGCAGTACTGCTGGCAAGATTCCCTAAGTATAACTACGCCGCCGGGGAAACCTTCGAGGCCCATGTGGAGCTAAGCTGCTTCCGCAGGGGTATGCCGGATGCCATCGAGCTGCACTGGGAGCTCGCGGTAGAAGGGGGAGTACGGACAACGGGCTCAGCCGGAGCCTTTATTCCTGCCGGAACCCACTACATTGACATTTGTGATCTGGCGATTGAGCTTCCGGCGGTTGATCGGATGAGCCGTGCGGAGCTGGCGCTCCGGGTCCAAGGAACTGATATCCGTAAGAGCTACGACTTGTGGATTTATCCTGAGCAGAGCGATAATCCGCTTGAAGTTGAAGGCATCCATGTGTTCACAGAGCTGTCTGAGGAGGCAGTCTCCCTGCTGGAGCACGGCGGCAACGTGCTGCTGATGCCGGAGCCGGAGTCGGTTCAGAACGGAATCGAAGGCTATTATTGCACGGATTTCTGGTGCTACCCTATGTTCCGTACGATCTCGGAGAGCATGAGCCGCCCGGTTCCTATCGGTACGATGGGCCTGCTGATTGATAACATGCATCCGGTGCTGCGCGATTTCCCGAGTGAGCCGCATTCCACTTACCCATGGTGGACCATCGCCCAGCATTCCAAATCGCTTATCATGGACGACGCGGACCGCAGCTGGAATCCCATCGTACAGACCATCGATAATTTCGAGCGTAATCATAAGTTAAGTTTCCTTACAGAGTGCCGTGCAGGCAACGGTAACCTGCTGCTGTGTGCACTGGATGCTGCTAAGGTGAGCGGAACTCTTGAAGGCAGACAATTCTTGACAAGCATAGGCGGTTATATGAATTCTGCTCATTTCAAGCCGCAGTACCAAGCAACGATTGAAGAGATTCAGGCATTAATTCGTTAA